Proteins encoded in a region of the Streptococcus sanguinis genome:
- a CDS encoding glycoside hydrolase family 1 protein has protein sequence MQMGKFPQNFLWGGATAANQYEGAYNLDGKGLSVQDVTPKGGVPAKPGDRNPLITEGPTADNLKLEGIDFYHRYKEDIALFAEMGFKVYRTSIAWSRIFPNGDEPEPNEAGLQFYDNLFDELAKYGIEPLITLSHYETPLHLARQFNGWANRDLIGFYERYVRTVFTRYKDKVKYWLTFNEINSVLHAPFMSGGIATPAEELSKQDLYQAVHHELVASALATKIGHEINPDFKIGCMVLAMPAYPMTPKPEDVLAAREFENQNYLFSDIHARGKYPAYINRFFKENGIEIQFAPGDKELLAENTVDFISFSYYMSVVAAHDPENYSSGRGNLLGGILNPHLASSEWGWQIDPVGLRLVLNSFYDRYQLPLFIVENGLGAKDVLVDGPTGPTVEDDYRIDYLKQHLQQVGEALEDGVELLGYTTWGCIDLVSASTAELSKRYGFIYVDRNDDGSGTLARYKKKSFDWYKEVIATNGDSLYQD, from the coding sequence ATGCAAATGGGTAAATTTCCGCAGAATTTCCTCTGGGGCGGTGCAACTGCAGCCAACCAGTATGAAGGTGCCTATAATCTGGATGGAAAAGGCCTGTCTGTTCAGGATGTGACTCCAAAAGGCGGAGTGCCAGCCAAGCCAGGTGACCGCAATCCTTTGATTACCGAGGGGCCGACAGCAGATAATCTCAAACTGGAAGGGATTGATTTCTATCATCGCTATAAGGAGGACATTGCCCTCTTTGCAGAGATGGGCTTCAAGGTCTACCGGACTTCCATTGCCTGGTCTCGGATTTTCCCAAATGGGGACGAGCCGGAGCCCAATGAAGCTGGTCTGCAATTTTATGACAATCTTTTTGACGAACTGGCCAAATATGGCATTGAGCCGCTGATTACCTTGTCTCACTATGAAACGCCCCTGCATTTGGCGCGTCAGTTCAATGGCTGGGCCAACCGCGATTTGATTGGCTTCTACGAGCGATACGTCCGCACGGTTTTTACCCGCTACAAGGATAAGGTCAAGTATTGGCTGACCTTTAATGAAATCAACTCTGTCCTCCATGCGCCCTTTATGAGCGGAGGCATTGCCACACCAGCTGAAGAACTGTCCAAGCAGGACCTCTATCAAGCGGTCCATCATGAGCTGGTGGCTTCTGCCTTGGCAACGAAAATCGGTCATGAGATCAATCCTGATTTTAAGATTGGCTGTATGGTTCTGGCTATGCCAGCCTATCCTATGACGCCTAAGCCTGAAGATGTGCTGGCAGCTCGGGAATTTGAAAATCAAAACTATCTCTTCTCTGATATCCATGCGCGTGGAAAATATCCAGCCTATATCAATCGTTTCTTCAAAGAGAATGGCATTGAAATTCAGTTTGCGCCGGGCGACAAAGAGCTTTTGGCTGAAAATACTGTAGACTTCATTTCCTTCTCTTACTATATGAGTGTGGTTGCGGCTCATGATCCGGAAAATTATTCTTCCGGCCGAGGCAATCTTTTAGGTGGCATCCTAAATCCTCATCTGGCTAGCTCGGAATGGGGTTGGCAGATTGACCCAGTCGGCCTGCGCTTGGTGTTAAATAGCTTTTATGACCGCTATCAGCTGCCTCTCTTCATCGTGGAAAATGGTCTCGGGGCCAAGGATGTCTTGGTGGATGGTCCAACTGGTCCAACGGTTGAAGATGATTACCGCATTGATTATCTCAAACAGCACTTGCAGCAGGTAGGAGAAGCGCTGGAAGACGGCGTAGAATTGCTAGGTTACACCACTTGGGGCTGTATTGACCTGGTCTCAGCCAGCACTGCAGAACTCAGCAAGCGCTACGGCTTTATCTACGTTGACCGCAACGATGACGGTAGCGGAACTCTAGCCCGTTACAAGAAAAAATCTTTTGATTGGTACAAAGAAGTCATTGCGACGAATGGAGACAGTCTCTATCAGGATTGA
- a CDS encoding AraC family transcriptional regulator, which translates to MIDLGQLHKNTVFKNQGTPYSLTRTITENGHPDILFHWHTDVEMIYVHEGKAQFHIDDDYFNSEKGDIILIRPNALHSIHPINDERHYMDAINFHLDLMGYSAMDQASINYLQPLYNGQLDLTHVIKPTDTAYAEIRQCLLAAMETGYFRKSHYEFQLKAQLNQLFYLLFENGYVISKDLSPEGYRKEEKIRSIIDYINTHYQEDLNIDQLAGICGYSSTHFMNFFKKHLGVSCIEYLIQFRLRKAAELLQHSNLSVLEISSQAGFNNLSNFNRQFKKYYQMTPSQYRKK; encoded by the coding sequence ATGATTGATTTAGGCCAACTACATAAAAATACCGTTTTTAAAAACCAAGGAACCCCTTATTCTCTGACCCGCACCATCACTGAGAATGGTCATCCAGATATTCTTTTCCACTGGCATACCGATGTTGAAATGATTTATGTCCACGAAGGAAAAGCACAATTTCATATTGATGATGACTACTTTAACAGCGAAAAAGGTGATATTATCCTGATTCGCCCCAATGCCCTACACTCCATCCACCCCATCAACGACGAGCGCCATTATATGGACGCCATTAATTTTCATCTGGATCTGATGGGTTACTCTGCCATGGATCAGGCCAGCATCAACTACCTGCAGCCCCTCTACAATGGCCAGCTGGACTTGACTCATGTGATCAAGCCTACGGATACAGCCTATGCGGAGATTCGCCAGTGCCTCTTAGCAGCTATGGAAACAGGCTATTTCCGCAAATCTCACTACGAGTTTCAGCTCAAAGCCCAACTCAACCAGCTCTTCTACCTGCTCTTTGAGAACGGCTATGTCATTTCCAAAGACCTGTCACCCGAAGGCTATCGCAAGGAAGAAAAAATTCGCTCCATCATTGACTACATCAATACCCACTACCAAGAAGACCTAAATATTGACCAACTGGCTGGTATCTGTGGCTACAGCTCCACCCATTTCATGAACTTCTTCAAGAAGCATCTGGGCGTTTCCTGCATTGAGTACCTGATTCAATTCCGCCTGCGCAAAGCAGCCGAACTCCTGCAGCACTCTAACCTCTCTGTACTGGAAATCTCCAGCCAAGCAGGCTTTAATAACCTGTCCAACTTCAACCGCCAGTTTAAAAAATACTACCAAATGACACCAAGCCAGTATCGGAAGAAATGA
- a CDS encoding CapA family protein produces the protein MDKKFLWEKIQTFFQELWKKISGFATEHTLLTDAYQAWRDWIKKLPLPRPKFFQKQLSNRQFVGVLLTVVGLSAGLILLSEHVQDFSFLLPSKKEQQSDSSQNQTVRIMATGDLLYHDGLYLSAQKEDGTYDFSENFHYAKEWLQQGDLVLGDFEGTIRPGYPLNGYPLFNAPEAVVPAIKEAGYQVMDLAHNHILDSGLEGVFTTAQAFEKEGITPIGVYPHEKRSQAPILIKEVKGIKIALLAYSYGYNGMEGLLNQEDYDNRLSDLDEEKMRAEIERAEKEADITVVMPQMGIEYQLEPTEEQMTLYHKMVDWGADIVFGGHPHVVQPAEILEKDGQKKLIMYSMGNFISNQRIETMEEIENAHWTERGVLMDVTIEKTPKGTQIKSAQAHPSWVSRVEKSATSVDGLPLYTYQTWILDDFVEGGKYRDKLNQETRARIDTAYQEMNSHVGLNWPGQ, from the coding sequence ATGGATAAAAAATTTCTTTGGGAGAAGATTCAGACTTTTTTTCAGGAACTTTGGAAAAAGATATCGGGTTTTGCTACGGAGCACACTCTTCTGACAGATGCCTACCAAGCTTGGCGGGATTGGATTAAGAAGTTGCCGCTTCCTCGTCCTAAGTTCTTTCAAAAACAGCTTAGCAATCGGCAGTTTGTCGGAGTGCTTTTAACAGTTGTTGGACTGTCAGCTGGCTTAATTCTGCTGTCAGAGCATGTGCAGGACTTCTCCTTTCTGTTGCCTAGTAAGAAAGAGCAGCAGTCAGATTCCTCACAGAATCAGACGGTTCGTATCATGGCGACTGGGGATTTGCTTTATCACGACGGCCTTTATCTGAGTGCCCAGAAAGAAGACGGAACTTATGATTTTTCTGAGAATTTCCACTATGCCAAAGAATGGCTTCAGCAGGGAGATTTGGTCTTAGGGGACTTTGAAGGCACGATTCGGCCGGGCTATCCCCTAAATGGCTATCCGCTCTTTAATGCTCCGGAAGCTGTAGTTCCAGCAATCAAGGAGGCAGGCTATCAGGTGATGGACCTGGCTCATAACCACATTTTAGACTCTGGCTTGGAGGGAGTTTTTACTACAGCTCAGGCTTTTGAAAAAGAGGGAATCACTCCCATCGGTGTTTACCCGCATGAAAAACGCAGTCAGGCACCGATTTTGATAAAGGAAGTCAAAGGCATTAAGATTGCACTGCTGGCTTACTCCTATGGTTACAATGGTATGGAGGGGCTTCTCAATCAGGAAGATTATGATAATCGCCTGTCCGATCTGGATGAAGAAAAGATGCGAGCCGAGATTGAGCGGGCAGAAAAGGAAGCTGACATCACAGTCGTCATGCCTCAGATGGGGATAGAGTACCAGTTGGAGCCAACAGAGGAGCAGATGACCCTCTACCATAAAATGGTTGACTGGGGAGCAGATATCGTCTTTGGAGGGCATCCGCATGTGGTTCAGCCGGCGGAGATTTTAGAGAAAGACGGCCAGAAGAAGCTGATTATGTATTCTATGGGGAATTTTATTTCCAATCAGCGCATCGAAACCATGGAGGAGATTGAAAATGCTCATTGGACTGAGCGCGGAGTGCTGATGGATGTTACCATTGAAAAAACACCAAAGGGCACGCAGATAAAAAGTGCTCAGGCTCATCCGAGCTGGGTCAGCCGAGTTGAAAAGAGCGCTACTTCAGTAGACGGTCTACCTTTATACACTTATCAGACCTGGATTTTGGATGACTTTGTCGAAGGTGGCAAGTATCGAGACAAACTGAACCAAGAAACTAGAGCACGGATTGATACTGCCTATCAGGAAATGAATTCTCATGTTGGACTGAACTGGCCGGGGCAATAA
- a CDS encoding TRZ/ATZ family protein, with product MKAYTNVNLVTCDSAFHVYRDGLLVVEDDRIAYCGPYDENWLGKCSETVDYEGAWIMPGLVNCHTHSAMTLLRGIRDDSNLHEWLEDYIWPAESQFTEDLTTEAVQLALAEMLLSGTTTFNDMYNPQGVDIDRIYQTVRQSGMRCYFSPTLFSSEAETAEETLARTRAIIEKIRSYDDEDFQVMVAPHSPYACDEALLKGSLELARELDLKLHIHVAETQEENKIILQRYGKRPLAFLKGLGYLDRPAIFAHGVELNPSEIADLAASPVSIAHNPISNLKLASGVAPVTDLLAAGVTVGLATDSVASNNNLDMFEEGRTAALLQKMRAGDATQFTIEQALKALTIEGAKALGLEKKIGSLETGKQADFIVIQPKGRLHLYPLENMLSHLVYAVKGSDVQDVYIAGRQVVRDGQVLTVDVGGFV from the coding sequence CTGTGACAGCGCATTTCATGTTTACCGGGACGGGCTGCTAGTGGTTGAGGACGACCGCATTGCCTACTGCGGTCCCTATGATGAAAACTGGCTAGGGAAATGCAGTGAAACAGTGGATTATGAAGGTGCTTGGATCATGCCAGGACTGGTTAACTGTCATACTCACTCGGCCATGACCTTGCTGCGCGGGATTCGTGATGACAGCAATCTGCATGAATGGCTGGAGGACTATATCTGGCCAGCAGAAAGTCAATTCACGGAGGATCTAACGACCGAGGCTGTCCAGCTGGCTCTCGCTGAAATGTTGCTGTCAGGAACAACGACTTTTAACGACATGTATAATCCTCAGGGAGTGGATATTGACCGGATTTATCAGACTGTGCGGCAGTCTGGTATGCGCTGCTATTTCTCACCAACACTCTTTAGCTCAGAGGCGGAAACGGCAGAAGAGACTCTGGCACGTACTCGGGCCATTATTGAGAAAATCCGCTCCTATGATGATGAAGATTTTCAGGTTATGGTGGCGCCTCATTCCCCTTATGCCTGTGACGAAGCTTTGCTCAAGGGCAGTCTTGAGCTAGCGCGTGAGCTGGACTTGAAGCTTCATATCCATGTAGCTGAGACCCAGGAAGAAAATAAAATTATCCTGCAGCGCTATGGCAAAAGGCCTCTGGCTTTCTTAAAAGGCTTGGGCTACTTGGATCGGCCAGCAATTTTTGCTCACGGAGTTGAACTGAATCCGTCAGAGATTGCGGATTTAGCGGCTTCACCAGTCAGCATTGCCCACAATCCTATCAGCAACCTCAAGTTGGCTTCTGGAGTAGCTCCGGTGACGGACTTATTAGCCGCAGGGGTGACCGTTGGCCTAGCGACGGACTCTGTCGCTTCCAATAATAATCTGGATATGTTTGAAGAAGGTCGGACAGCTGCCCTTCTTCAGAAGATGCGGGCAGGCGATGCGACTCAGTTTACGATTGAGCAGGCCTTGAAAGCTTTGACCATTGAAGGAGCCAAAGCTCTGGGCTTAGAGAAAAAAATCGGCAGTCTGGAAACGGGCAAACAAGCCGATTTCATTGTCATTCAACCTAAGGGACGACTTCATCTCTATCCTTTGGAAAATATGCTGTCGCACCTAGTGTACGCAGTCAAAGGCAGCGATGTTCAGGATGTCTACATTGCAGGGCGACAGGTTGTCCGAGACGGCCAAGTGCTGACCGTTGATGTAGGAGGTTTTGTTTGA